The stretch of DNA ATTATATTGGAGGTTGCCCGAGGCAATTTGTTCCTTCAATTTAGAGTCTGAGAAGCTCGATATATTCCCACCACACCTCGAGGTCATGATCAACACACCATTGTCATATGTTACGTTTAGTAACATGTTATTTGTCGTAAATGGGTGCTTATCTACGTATGGTCCATGCCGTAGAGGTAATGATCATATTTTTACTATTTTgaaaagcccggaggttgttgaACAAATCATTGTTCCTAAGGATGTAGGCCGGGTTGATGCCTTATGCCGGAATTTTAATTGGATTCACCCGAAGTGACAAGATCTTTACACAATATTCAAGACGTCGTTTAGGGGTTATTGATCTAAGTTTACATCCTTTGAATCTCACACCATTGATGAAACTTGGAGGAAGGGGGGGTAACGAGGTCTGTTAGTTATTGTACAAGTCTTATTTCACCTAAATCTCTGTCTTATAAGAATGTTTAAGTATATTGTTGGTCGCACACGTTGGTTGCTAAGTAGTGTTTTTCTTGTAGTGCCAACAATGAGGAATACGCACAAAACTTGTAATTGTCTATGTATGGTACATGTCTTAAGTAAGACCGTAAGAGGGTGAAACTATAGTCTCGAATCTGGATAGTCGGTACCATATTACCATCTAGAGTTGGCAATGGGTCATGTCGTACCGGCTCGGGTCTCGGCCCGTCGTGTCCAGATTAAAATTTTGGCTCGGTCCAGGCACGGTGAATCGTGCTAATGGGCCGTGTCGTGCCCCCCACTGTGGCCCGCCCTTGGCCCTGTCATAGTTGTGTTCGGGACGTCCATGGCCTATGGGCCGGCCCAATgacttaatttgtttttttttttttaaatgattaaaGTAATGTGTTTATTGTGACGCTATGCAACATAAAGCTACAAAGTAAGTTACAAAGTACAACACTACTAAAATGTTTACAGTAGTAATTCGTATAATTCCCCAACATTACACATATCTAAGGCCGACTTTAGAGTCAGGTGGCCGTGCTTGCCGTGTTGTGCCTAGATCCGACTTTTTACCAAATATCGTGCCGTGGGCCGCCCACTGTACAGTGCTCAGGCCGGCCCACTACAGTACCCAAGACTGTGCCGGTCGGGCCGTGCTCGTCCCCTTCCTGGGCTGTCCGTTGTCAAATCCGTATATTATTAATCCaaacccatatatatatatattaaaattaaaataacaaaGCCCTAGCCGTACTTCATATCACTACGTCCCTTTCTCTCTCGATTCGTGTGCCGCCCTTCCCTATTCTTCTACCAGACAATGAGAGACAAAGTGCCAAATGATGTTAGTCGAAAAGGTAGACGAGGCCAAGTCAGATTTAGGTGAAGAGGGGAGAACCAAAGGTACCTCTCTGATGATTTAATAACTGAAGAAATACTTACAAGATTACCCATTAAATCCGTTCTTAGATTTAAGTCGGTTTCGAGACAATGGTACACTACTCTTTCTTCTCGTGAATTTATTATGAATGCCTACCTTATCAAATTCATCTATTCTCACCCTTATGCTCCTGGGATTTACACCTTGTTTATCAAATCTGGCAAGAATTACTACATTTTCTCTTATGAATATGATCAAATAATTACTCGTAATTCTGAAGATAATTTGGTACAAATTGAAGTCGACTTTGGCATTCACAACAATTATTATTGTTACCTTCAACTACTAGGATTCTTTAATGGGTTTATTGATATAGCTGTGTCGCCTTGGTCTAAATATTCCCTTGTATGGAACGTAGCTACCCGCAAAGTGCACAAATATGAAGACGACTACGAGGATGGTAATTTAAACACTGTTCAACCAAATTTCAATTTTGAAGCAATAAATAATGATGACAAATTATATTACGCTTCTCATAGTAGGAAACATAAACATGGTAGTATTTTTGTTACTTTAATTTGAATGTTATGACTACTTGTTCAGGTACGAGGTGGACCGCTTGGATTTCGGCCTATTTCGCATCAGATTTGCTATGACTTAATTTCGGTTTGGTTTATGGGTATAAGTTTATGAAAATTCTGGTAGGTAATCTTTCAATTTTGTCTTCCGTCAAAACCGGTGAGAACAAGAGTGATTTCAGAGACGAGGAACATATCGTCTTTGCGAAATATACTTGAGAATTATTTTTCAATCGCCTCGTCTGTGATTTGAAGAGTGTGGTTAATATTGTAAGATATGTTCCTCGCTTAGTTTCgccttttcttcaaattttgcTCCTTAACGAGTTAACGGTGGTTTATTCCCAATGAAGTTTAGAGGCTTTGGAACCCAAATATTCAGGTGTCATTTTTACCGTCTTTCATTAGTTCCTCTCTAAGCTTTACCTGAATTTATGGGCTTTCACGCGTGTATTCATTAATCATATCGGCTTGTAATTTTGTCTAGACTACTATTCAAACGTGCAATTACTTGGCTAGGAcgataatgagacgagacagctcacGAACAAttcgagatcggctcggtcaaagctcggctcgggcTCGGGATCGGCTctagagcttaacgagtcaagccgagcataCGGCGACTCGACTCGAAAAGCTCTCGAtcggctcgaacttgtgtgattagATAATATATTGCTCATATGTTAAAAATATTCTATcatgattatatatttgtatcacaCATACGAATATCTCACTTtgatttgccaaatatttttatgTATAATCTTCGAGCCTTCTTATTGAAAATATCGGACTCGAGCTCTCATTAAAGCTAACAAGCTTGATAACGAACCCATTTTTTTCAAGCTCGGATAAGCTTGATATTGGCTCAAGCTCGAGTTTGCAAGGCCAATCTCGGGCTCGGCTCAGCTCGTTAACACCCCTAGGTTTGGCGAAGAAAATATTTGATCCTTCGAAATGCGGGATCAAAACCCTTGAGGGATCGCGTTCAAACCTCCTACGTGACGTGAATACGAGTTTACCTAATTATAGTAAGActcttaataataatcttatTATATGTGGTGACCAAATTACTCCCAATCCTTAGTTTAGATAATACTCGTATATAGAAAATAGGAGATTAAAAAGGTTGGagtatttttgttaaatttttcataTATTAACAGAATGAATATATTAATTAACTTCACAATTCACATGAACAAACCCTAATTCTACAATTCACTTCACGGTCATTCTTTACAATTTACAATTAAATCTGAGAAAATGGAAAACATACACCCGCATACTTCTAAGAAGGAACAAGTGATTGGGCAACGAAGTTACCTCTCTGACGATTTGATATTTCAAGAAATTCTTACTAGATTACCcgtcaaatcgattcttcgatttaagtcaatttcgaaacaatGGTATTCTACTCTTTCTTCTTCCAATTTCGTCAATGCTCACCTTATTAAATCCCCCTTTTCTCACCCTTCAGCTCCTGTTAACACCTTGTTTATTATGGATCTTATGAATTTTTACGTTTTTTCTTACGATGATGATCAACTTTCTGGCAATCTTGAAGATAATTTGGTTAAACTCGACCCGAGGTTTTCGGTTGAAAACGATGATGGTCTTCAACTTACAGGATCCTGCAATGGGTTGGTTTGCTTAACCTCACTTACTcgtaattactttattttatggAATCCGGCTACCCGTGAGTTTCACAAGTATGCTTCAGATGAGTATTTAAAGCGTTTTAATAAAGCCACTACCTATTTCACAACTTCTGGATTTGGGTATGTATCATCTGTTGACGACTACAAATTTATTGGAATTTTGACAATACGTCAAGGGAACGTACAAACTACTATTGGTTGTATCTTCTCTTTGAGGGAAAATAGGTGGAGAAATATTGACTTAGGTCATAACCCTTATTTTCTTTTTGGACAAGGAGTGCTTGTTAGTGAAAAACTATATTGGCGTGCATATAGTAACCAAGCTGGTGGTTTACTAATTATTTTTGATTTAGCGGTTGAGAGGTTTGACATGATTAAGGTCGAACGGAATATGTCGGACTTCTTAGGAGTCATGGGAGGGTGTTTGGGCGAGTGCAAGTATAACAAAGGCGACAAGTTAATACATATATTGGAACCTCCTGCAGTGGTGAAATCTATAGGTATACCAAATGGGTTGACATTAGAAGTATTCTCTCAAATAATCGGATTTACGAAGACTGACAAGTATTTTGTGACTTTGCCATTCAATTACAAGGGAACGATAATATTCCCAAGTAGAATTTTGGGGACAGTTGACACGCGTGCTAGACCTATGCAATATAGAATAATTTTAGAGTTTAATGAGTACATTGAGATTGCAAGATATGTTCCAAGCCTTGTTATGCCATTTCGAATAGAGGAGCCGTCGGAGGATAGATGCAATAATTATTTCCCTGCTCCTTGACCGGGTTTACATTCGGTTTTATACTAAGGTTTTATCTTATCATCTACTTGCGCGAGGTCTCTTGTAAGATTGTTTAACCAAGATTTATCACCAGACTAAACATAGTATGCATCCTCTATGAATAACTGACTAAAATGTGTTCCAAGCTTAGTTTCGCCTTTGAGAATGGAGTATGTGCTATGATTAACTCATTGCCGGCTTGTTTAATTGCCTATATACGGAGTACTTTTTAAAAACAGATTTATAATTCAATGACGTATTGTCTAATCTAATATCATCGAGTCTTTGGAGTGACTTGTTATGTCAAATTATGTTTGATTTAGATTGAATCGGATTTCGTATACTATTTAAGGCACTCACATTGGATTTTTCGATCGATATCAATTCAGATATATATTTTCTATCATTTTTAGAGTTTAGTTCATTACTTGATCAGATATCAAGTGAAACTATAAAGG from Silene latifolia isolate original U9 population chromosome 10, ASM4854445v1, whole genome shotgun sequence encodes:
- the LOC141608588 gene encoding putative F-box protein At1g32420 → MENIHPHTSKKEQVIGQRSYLSDDLIFQEILTRLPVKSILRFKSISKQWYSTLSSSNFVNAHLIKSPFSHPSAPVNTLFIMDLMNFYVFSYDDDQLSGNLEDNLVKLDPRFSVENDDGLQLTGSCNGLVCLTSLTRNYFILWNPATREFHKYASDEYLKRFNKATTYFTTSGFGYVSSVDDYKFIGILTIRQGNVQTTIGCIFSLRENRWRNIDLGHNPYFLFGQGVLVSEKLYWRAYSNQAGGLLIIFDLAVERFDMIKVERNMSDFLGVMGGCLGECKYNKGDKLIHILEPPAVVKSIGIPNGLTLEVFSQIIGFTKTDKYFVTLPFNYKGTIIFPSRILGTVDTRARPMQYRIILEFNEYIEIARYVPSLVMPFRIEEPSEDRCNNYFPAP